In Candidatus Rokuibacteriota bacterium, the genomic window GCTGGCCTCCACCTCCCGGTGGGTCCGACCGACCTTGGCGACCTCCGGTGTCGTGAAGATCGTCTGGGGCACGATCCGTTCGTCGGTGGTCATCCGGTCGCCTTCGAGCGCGTTGTGAGCGGCGAGACGACCCTCGTACGCGGCCACCGGCGTGAGCTGCATGTTGCCGGCGGCGTCCCCCGCGGCGTAGATGTGCGCCACGGACGTCCGCAGATAGGGACTGACCTTGAGGCCGAGGTGGCCCATCTCGAGACCGAGGCGTTCGGCTCCGAGCGTGGCGGGGCTCCACCGGCGTCCGATGGCCAGGCACGCCTGGTCCGCCGTCCGCGCGCGCGGCTCGCCGTGATGCGTGAAGTGCGTGGTCACGGCGCCCCGTGTTCCGGAGAAGCCCGTGAGCGTCGCGCCGAGATGACACGTGATGCCTCGGCTCTCGAGAATCTTCCTGACATAGCCGGCGACGTCCGGGTCGAAGGCCGGAAGAATTTCGCTCTCCTGCCCGATGACCGTGACGTCAGCGCCGAAATCGCTGAACGCGCCGGCCATCTCGAGACCGATGGCCCCCGCGCCGACGATGACGAGACGCGTCGGAAAGACGGGTAGGAACAGGATCTCGTCCGACGTGATCGCGGCATCGATACCCGGTACGGCAGGCATGACGGGCGCGGATCCCGCGCCGATGATGATCTTCTCGCCCCACAGGGCCGAGCCGTTCACGGCGATCGTGTGCGGATCGCTGAACCTGGCCTCGCCCAGCACGACCTCGGCACCGGCGTGCGCCAGCGACGCCGGGAGCGGTTGAAACTCCTTGACGATGTCATGCTGCCGGCGGACGACCGCCGGCCAGTCCAGCTCGACGGCGCCGGCGGTCGTGCCGAACCGCGCCGCGTCCTTCGTGAGCCGGTGAATGCGCGCTGACCTTACCAAGGTCTTTTTCGGAATTCACCCCCGGTTGACGCACGTGCCGCCGAGCGGCCCTCGCTCGACGAGCACGACCCGGGCCCCGAGTGTGACGGCCGTTTTCAGCGCATTGATGCCGGCGGCCCCGCCGCCGATGATGACCAGGTCGTAGCGCTCCAAGGCGATCCCTCCTATTGTGCCCCGTATGTGTTCAAGGCGACACGCTGAGTCTAGCCGACGTCATCAGGAGGTCGTCTAGTGGACCTTGGTCCAATACGGCGGAGGCCCTGTACCGCTTACCTCGTAGTAGCGGGACTCCTCATCCACGGTCACGGTGGGCATGACAGCCTGAGAATACTGCGCGATCGCCGCGGATCACACGAGCGAAGGCGTTCCTTGATCGGTTGAAGGCCATGGTACACTTTTGCTCAAGCGGCCGAGACCGGCCATCCCGCATGCGAACCCCCTATAGCCCGACAACGGTCCGCAATATCCTCTGCGTCTTCCCGCACTACACGCCGTCGTTCGGGACCTTCCACCACGCCTACGCGCTCCTGGGCGGCGTCCGCGCCTTCATGCCGCCGCAGGGGCTGCTGCTCATCGCCGCCTATCTGCCCAAGTCCTGGCGCGTGCGCTTCGTGGACGAGAACGCGCAGGCGGCGACGCTCGAAGACTTTCGCTGGGCCGACGCTGTGCTCGTGTCGGGCATGCACGTCCAGCGCCCCCATATCGAGGACATCATGCGCCGTGCGCATGCCTGCGGCCGGCCCGTGGCCGTGGGCGGCCCGTCCGTCTCCGGCTGCCCGGAGATGTACCCCGAGGCGGATTTCCTCCACGTGGGGGAGATGGGGGACGCGACGGACGAGCTCATCGAGCGGCTCGACGGCCTCGAGGGCCGGCCCGAGCGCCAGGTCGTCCTGACCACGGGCGAGCGCCTCCCCCTCGCCGCGTTCCCGATGCCCGCCTACGAGCTGATCTCGATCCCGGAGTACTTTCTGGCGAGCGTCCAGTTCTCGAGCGGCTGCCCCTACACCTGCGAGTTCTGCGACATCCCCGCGCTCTACGGGAGGAACCCGCGACTCAAGACGCCCGAGCAGGTGGTGGCCGAGCTGGACCGGCTGCGCGAGGGCGGGGCCCAGTCCGTCTACTTCGTGGACGACAACTTCATCGCCAACCCGAAGGCGGCGCTGGACTTGCTCCCGCACCTCGTCGCCTGGCAGCAGCGCCACCGCTACCCGCTCCGGATCGCCTGCGAGGCCACGCTCAACATCGCCAAGAACGAAGCCCTCCTCGGGCTCATGCGCGAGGCCGGTTTCGTCACGATCTTCTGCGGCATCGAGACGCCCGAACCGGAGGCGCTCAAGGCGATGTCCAAGCAGCAGAACCTGCGCCTGCCCATCCTCGACGCGGTCGAGACGATCAACCGTTACGGCATGGAGGTCGTCTCGGGCATCATCATCGGACTCGACACTGACACGCGCGAGACGGCGGACCGGATCATCGAGTTCATCCACGCGTCGCGGATCCCCATCCTCACGATCAACGTGCTCTACGCCCTGCCGAAGACGCCGCTCTGGACGCGACTCGAGCGCGCGGACCGGCTCGTGCCCGGCGAGGGCCGGGAGTCCAACGTGGACTTCCTCCTGCCGTACGACACCGTGCTCGACATGTGGCGGCGCTGCATCGAGGCGGCCTTCGAGCCCACGTTCCTCTATGCGCGCTACGCGCACCAGCAGGCCCATACCTTCCCCCATCGCCTCCCCTATCCCGTGGACCCGCGCCGGCTCGCTCCGCACAATATCCTGCGGGGGCTCGGCATCTTCGCGCGGCTCTTCTGGCGCCTGGGCGTCCGCGGCGACTACCGCCGCGCCTTCTGGGCGATGGCGGCGCGGATGCTCGGCACCGGGCGCTTCGAGCAGTTCATTCACAGCGTCATCGTGAGCCATCACCTCATCGAGTTCGCGCGGCAGTGCCTGGCCGGCATGCCGGAACCGTCGTTCTACGCGCCGGCCAGATCGCTGCCGCCCGTCCTCCACGTCGACACGTAGTGTTCGCCGCTTGGGGCCGCTTCGTCCACCGACACCGATGGCCCGTCCTTGCGCTCTCCGTGCTGTCGCTGGCCCCCTCCGTCTGGCAGATCGTCCGGGGCGCGACGTTCGACAACAACCCGCTGTCGAGGTTCACGGAGTCGGGACGCGCCATCGCCCTCATCGAGCGGGAGCTGCCGAAGAAGCCCCCGTCGTTCGGGCTCATCCTCGGCAGCGCGTCCCTTCGCGCCAAGGACCCCGCCTTCCGCGACGCCGTCGCGCGGGCCCTCGCGCCCCTCCGCAACGATGCGCGAGTCGCCCGCGTGGTGACGCCGTTCGACGGCGCGGGGCCGGACCCCCAGCACGTCTCCCGCGACGGCCGCCGCATCCTGGCGACGGTGGAGCTCACGAGCGGGCCGTCGGAGTTCGCCGCCCTCAATCTCGGCCAGGGCGAGAGCGGCGCCTACGCGGAGCTGCGCGCCCTGGTGCGCTCCGACGCGCTCGAGGTGGTGCCGGTGGGAACCATGGCCCTCAACCACGACTTCACGGAGACGGCCACTCGAGCCATCGCGCGCGCCGAGCGGGTGCTCTGGCCCGTGGTGCCGCTGCTGCTCGTTCTCGTCTTCGGCTCCGTGATCGCGGCCGCGCTCCCGCTCGGCGTCGGCGTGCTCAGCGTGGCGGCGGGGATGGCAGCGACGCTCGCGCTGTCGCGGGTCGCGCCCGTCTCCGTCTACGCCGTCAACGTGGTCTCGATGGTCGGCTTCAGCGTAGCGGTGGACTACTCGCTGTTCGTCGTCAGCCGCTTCCGCGACGAGCTGCGCGGGCGGCCGGGCGCCGAGGCGCTCGCGCGCACGATGGAGACCGCGGGCCGGGCTGTCCTCTTCTCCGGTCTCACCGTGGCCATCGGGCTCCTCGGCATGCTCTGCCTCCGCCTCCGAAGCCTGGCCTCGATGGGACTGGCGGGCACGGCCGTCGTCCTGCTCGCCGTCGTCTTCGCCCTGACCTTCCTCCCCGCGCTCCTCGCCATCCTCGGACCGCGCGTCGACGCGCTCCGGCTGCCGTTTCTCAACCCGGAGCAGTCGGAGCGGAGCCGGCGCGCCTGGCGGCGGCTCGCCGCCGCGGTAATGGCGCACCCCTGGCGCGTGCTCCTCCCCGTCGTGGCGGGGCTGCTCCTCGTCGGCTCACCCTTCCTGCGGCTCCGGCTCGGGGGCAGCGACGCGAGCGTGCTGCCGGCCTCGGCGGAATCGCGCCGCGGCGAAGAGCTGCGGCGTGGCGAGTTCGTCGCGGGCGAGGCCAACCACCTCGTGGTGGCGCTCCATGATTCCCGGGGCCGGACCCGCTCGGCCGAGTCGGTGGGCCGGGCCCATGACTTCTCCCGGTGGCTCGCCGCGCTCCCGAACGTGAGCCGCGTGGACGGGCCTGTGTCCATCGATCCCCGCATCACCCGCGATCAATACCAGAAGATCTTCGCGACGCCGCGCGAGCTGCTGCCGCCATCGCTCCGCGAGGCCCTCGCGCAGACCGCGAGCGACCGCCTCATGCTCCTCGTCGTCTCGACCCCGCTGCGGGCGGGCGCCCAGGAGGCGCACGACCTCGTGCGGACGATCCGCGCGGCGCACCCGCCGGTGGACGGCGAGGTCCTCGTCACCGGCCAGACCGCTCTCGATCTCGATTTCGCCGACGCCATCGCCCGCAACGCCCCGGTCGCCGTCGCCGTCATCCTGGTCGCGACCTACGTGGTGCTTTTCATGCTCCTCGGCTCCCTGCTCCTGCCGCTCAAGGCGGTCGTCATGAACGTGCTGTCCATCAGCGCCTCCTACGGCGCGCTGGTGTGGATCTTCCAGGACGGCCATCTCGGCGGCTGGCTCGGTTTCACGCCGGGGCCCATCGAGACCTCGACGCCGATCATCATGTTCTGTGTGATGTTCGGTCTCTCGATGGACTACGAGGTCCTGCTGCTCAGCCGGGTCCGCGAAGAGTACGATCGCACCGGTGACAACACGCAAGCGGTCGCGTTCGCGCTGGAGCGTACGGGCCGGCTCATCACGGGGGCGGCGGCCATCATGGCCGCGGTATTCTTCGCCTTCGGGACGGCCGACATGGTCCCCATCCAGGCAATCGGAATCGGGATGGGCATCGCGGTGGTGGTGGACGCGACCGTGGTCCGCGCCCTCCTCGTACCCGCGACCATGCGGCTGATGGGCGAGTGGAACTGGTGGGCGCCCGCGCCCCTCGCCCGGCTGCACCGCCGGCTGAAGCTGGGCGACACCCACTAAGACACGCGCATCGACACGCTGGCTCCTACACCTCTAGGTATCGCGCGCGGATCTCCGGCTGGGCGTTCAGCTCCTCGACGGTCCCGCTGAATCCGACGTGGGCCTTGCCCATGAGGTAGACGCGGTGGGCCAGGGACATCGCCACCTTCAGGTTGTGCTCGACGAGGAGGATCGACACCCCGGCCTGGTTGACCTCCGCTAGCACGTCGCGAACCTCCTTCACCACGAGTGGGGCGAGGCCCTCGGTGGGCTCGTCCACGAGCACCAGGTCGGGGTTGCCCATCAAGGTCCTGGCGATGGCGAGCATTTGCTGCTCGCCTCCCGACAGGAGCCGGCCCTTCTGGGCGGTCCGCTCCCGCATGAACGGGAAGTGCTGGTAGATCCGCTCGACGGTCCACGTGGTGGCAGAGCGATTGGCCGCGGCCCGGCCTCGCTTGATCCCCATCGACAGGTTGTCGAGCACGGTGAGGTTCGGGAAGATACGTCGCTCCTCCGGTACGTAGCCGATGCCGGCGCGGGCCACCTTGTACGGGGGCGCTCCTGCCAGGTCCTTGCCGCGATAGAGCACTCGTCCCGAGCTCGCCCGGACCAGCCCGATGATGCTCTTCAGCGCGGTGCTCTTTCCCATGCCGTTGCGCCCCAGGAGCGCGACGATCTCGCCCTCCCCAACGGTCAGCGAGAAATCTCGCAACGCATGACTCTCGCCATAGTAGGTGTTCAAGCCCTCGATCTCGAGCAGCATCGCCTAGTCCGCGACCTCTCCCAGATAGGCGTCCCGGACCGCCTGGTTCGCCTTGATCTCGCGGGGCGACCCCGTGGCGAGGATCTCGCCGTGGTGGAGCACGGTGATCTGGTCCGCCAGCGAGAACACCACGTCCATGTCGTGCTCGACGATGACAACGGTCCGCCCCTCAGTCAGTCGGCGGATCAAGTCGACGGCGTTCCGAGTTTCGTCCCGCGACATCCCGGCGGTCGGCTCGTCGAGCAGGACCAGCTCGGGGTCGGTGCTCATGGCCAGGCTGATCTCCAGGGCCCGATGCTTGCCGTACGAGAGCAAGCGG contains:
- a CDS encoding B12-binding domain-containing radical SAM protein — translated: MRTPYSPTTVRNILCVFPHYTPSFGTFHHAYALLGGVRAFMPPQGLLLIAAYLPKSWRVRFVDENAQAATLEDFRWADAVLVSGMHVQRPHIEDIMRRAHACGRPVAVGGPSVSGCPEMYPEADFLHVGEMGDATDELIERLDGLEGRPERQVVLTTGERLPLAAFPMPAYELISIPEYFLASVQFSSGCPYTCEFCDIPALYGRNPRLKTPEQVVAELDRLREGGAQSVYFVDDNFIANPKAALDLLPHLVAWQQRHRYPLRIACEATLNIAKNEALLGLMREAGFVTIFCGIETPEPEALKAMSKQQNLRLPILDAVETINRYGMEVVSGIIIGLDTDTRETADRIIEFIHASRIPILTINVLYALPKTPLWTRLERADRLVPGEGRESNVDFLLPYDTVLDMWRRCIEAAFEPTFLYARYAHQQAHTFPHRLPYPVDPRRLAPHNILRGLGIFARLFWRLGVRGDYRRAFWAMAARMLGTGRFEQFIHSVIVSHHLIEFARQCLAGMPEPSFYAPARSLPPVLHVDT
- a CDS encoding MMPL family transporter, translated to MFAAWGRFVHRHRWPVLALSVLSLAPSVWQIVRGATFDNNPLSRFTESGRAIALIERELPKKPPSFGLILGSASLRAKDPAFRDAVARALAPLRNDARVARVVTPFDGAGPDPQHVSRDGRRILATVELTSGPSEFAALNLGQGESGAYAELRALVRSDALEVVPVGTMALNHDFTETATRAIARAERVLWPVVPLLLVLVFGSVIAAALPLGVGVLSVAAGMAATLALSRVAPVSVYAVNVVSMVGFSVAVDYSLFVVSRFRDELRGRPGAEALARTMETAGRAVLFSGLTVAIGLLGMLCLRLRSLASMGLAGTAVVLLAVVFALTFLPALLAILGPRVDALRLPFLNPEQSERSRRAWRRLAAAVMAHPWRVLLPVVAGLLLVGSPFLRLRLGGSDASVLPASAESRRGEELRRGEFVAGEANHLVVALHDSRGRTRSAESVGRAHDFSRWLAALPNVSRVDGPVSIDPRITRDQYQKIFATPRELLPPSLREALAQTASDRLMLLVVSTPLRAGAQEAHDLVRTIRAAHPPVDGEVLVTGQTALDLDFADAIARNAPVAVAVILVATYVVLFMLLGSLLLPLKAVVMNVLSISASYGALVWIFQDGHLGGWLGFTPGPIETSTPIIMFCVMFGLSMDYEVLLLSRVREEYDRTGDNTQAVAFALERTGRLITGAAAIMAAVFFAFGTADMVPIQAIGIGMGIAVVVDATVVRALLVPATMRLMGEWNWWAPAPLARLHRRLKLGDTH
- a CDS encoding ABC transporter ATP-binding protein encodes the protein MLLEIEGLNTYYGESHALRDFSLTVGEGEIVALLGRNGMGKSTALKSIIGLVRASSGRVLYRGKDLAGAPPYKVARAGIGYVPEERRIFPNLTVLDNLSMGIKRGRAAANRSATTWTVERIYQHFPFMRERTAQKGRLLSGGEQQMLAIARTLMGNPDLVLVDEPTEGLAPLVVKEVRDVLAEVNQAGVSILLVEHNLKVAMSLAHRVYLMGKAHVGFSGTVEELNAQPEIRARYLEV